A stretch of the Lactuca sativa cultivar Salinas chromosome 9, Lsat_Salinas_v11, whole genome shotgun sequence genome encodes the following:
- the LOC111892968 gene encoding ubiquitin C-terminal hydrolase 12-like yields MYVIYIDIHRKRARFDDNQNKWGFAKLIPLVHFKDISKGYLSTNDSCVFGVEVSTDPMYTIKDRCLSMIKPQETTNSYTWIIDNLSAVTEKCLHSEVFKVGKVKWTLSIYPKGISSGKGTNLSIFLEVHEAALASAETEHWFCESEVDWGFLQFMLLSELKDRTKGFLLKDRLIVEAKILVTGMIKDFI; encoded by the exons ATGTATGTTATTTATATAGATATCCATAGAAAGAGAGCAAGGTTTGATGACAATCAGAATAAATGGGGTTTTGCGAAACTAATACCATTGGTGCATTTTAAGGATATTAGCAAAGGGTACCTATCCACCAATGATTCGTGTGTTTTTGGAGTTGAAGTTTCCACAGATCCAATGTACACAATAAAAGACAGATGCTTGTCCATGATAAAGCCTCAAGAAACTACGAATAGTTATACTTGGATTATTGATAATCTTTCAGCTGTAACAGAGAAATGTTTGCATTCTGAGGTCTTCAAAGTCGGAAAAGTCAAGTG GACTTTATCAATATATCCTAAAGGAATCAGTTCAGGAAAAGGTACAAATTTGTCGATTTTTCTAGAGGTACATGAAGCTGCATTGGCTTCTGCTG AAACTGAACACTGGTTTTGTGAATCAGAAGTTGATTGGGGTTTTTTGCAATTCATGCTTTTGAGTGAACTAAAGGACAGAACAAAGGGGTTTCTGTTGAAAGATAGGCTTATTGTTGAAGCAAAGATTTTAGTTACTGGAATGATAAAAGATTTTATCTGA
- the LOC111892999 gene encoding probable zinc metallopeptidase EGY3, chloroplastic: MVVSCSIPAITHSVSSLSGTLHKKTNNPRIIINSLLKHPSHHKPHRIFTLYNPKRLKISVKAERETEESTVTVASVERENENGEIHLGTKPSEENGGESEGNEDQQELDWKTDEDFKKFMGNPSIEAAIKLEKKRTDRKLKELDRERSSDNPLVGLFNQVLRDNLSREKQRLEKAEESFKALDLNKLKNCFGFTTFFATDARRFGDGGIFIGNLRRPIEEVIPTLEQKLSEAAGREVVLWFMEEKSDDITKQVCVVQPKSEIDLQFELTKLSTPSGYISAIALAVTTFGTIALMSGFFLKPNATFNDYLADVVPLFTGFLTILGVSEIATRVTAARYGVKLSPSFLVPSNWTGCLGVMNNYESLLPNKKALFDIPVARTASAYLTSLALAVAAFVADGSFNGGDNALYIRPQFFYNNPLLSFIQFVIGPYTDDLGNVLPYAVEGVGVPVDPLAFAGLLGMVVTTLNLLPIGRLEGGRIAQAMFGRSTAALLSFAASFLLVIGGFSGSVLCLAWGLFSTFFRGGEEIPAKDEITPLGDDRYAWGFVLGLICLLTLFPNGGGTFSSTFLNGPYFRGDL, from the exons ATGGTCGTCAGTTGCTCCATTCCAGCGATCACCCACTCAGTTTCTTCATTGTCAGGCACACTACACAAGAAAACTAATAACCCACGAATCATAATCAATTCGCTTCTCAAACACCCTTCTCATCACAAACCCCATCGTATTTTTACTCTCTATAACCCCAAAAGGCTCAAGATTTCAGTCAAAGCCGAGAGGGAAACCGAAGAATCAACTGTAACTGTAGCTTCGGTTGAACGCGAAAACGAAAATGGTGAAATCCATTTGGGAACTAAACCTAGCGAAGAAAATGGAGGTGAAAGTGAAGGGAATGAGGATCAGCAAGAATTGGATTGGAAGACTGATGAAGATTTCAAGAAATTCATGGGTAATCCTTCAATTGAAGCTGCTATTAAGCTCGAAAAGAAAAGAACAGATAGGAAGCTAAAAGAACTCGACAGAGAAAGAAGCAGCGATAATCCACTTGTGGGTTTGTTCAATCAAGTGCTTCGTGATAATTTATCTAGAGAGAAACAGAGGCTCGAGAAAGCAGAAGAGAGTTTCAAAGCTCTTGATCTCAACAAG CTAAAAAACTGTTTTGGGTTTACTACATTTTTCGCAACCGATGCTAGGAGATTTGGCGATGGAGGAATTTTTATCGGAAACTTGAGGAGACCCATTGAAGAAGTAATCCCGACATTAGAACAGAAACTCTCGGAAGCAGCAGGAAGGGAAGTCGTGTTGTGGTTCATGGAGGAAAAGTCTGATGACATTACAAAACAG GTGTGTGTTGTTCAACCGAAATCAGagatcgatcttcaattcgaaTTAACCAAATTAAGCACTCCATCTGGCTACATCAGTGCAATAGCTTTAGCAGTGACCACTTTCGGGACGATTGCTTTAATGAGCGGCTTCTTCCTGAAACCCAATGCAACTTTCAACGACTATTTAGCAGACGTTGTGCCACTTTTCACCGGTTTCCTAACAATTCTAGGCGTTTCAGAG ATTGCGACTAGGGTTACAGCAGCACGTTATGGTGTGAAACTTAGTCCATCGTTTCTTGTGCCCTCAAATTGGACAGGGTGTTTGGGGGTTATGAACAATTACGAATCTCTTCTTCCTAATAAAAAGGCTTTGTTTGATATTCCTGTGGCTAGAACAGCTAGTGCTTATTTGACGTCACTAGCACTAGCAGTCGCTGCTTTTGTTGCTGATGGAAGCTTTAATGGAGGAGATAACGCCCT GTACATAAGACCTCAATTCTTTTACAATAATCCGTTGCTTTCTTTTATCCAATTTGTAATTGGTCCATACACAGATGATTTAGGCAATGTGTTGCCTTATGCTGTGGAAGGTGTTGGGGTTCCTGTCGATCCTCTTGCCTTTGCGGGGCTTCTAG GAATGGTGGTGACTACATTGAACTTGTTACCAATCGGAAGGCTCGAAGGAGGCCGAATAGCTCAAGCCATGTTTGGTCGGAGCACGGCGGCACTATTATCATTTGCCGCCTCATTCCTTTTAGTCATCGGCGGTTTTAGCGGTAGTGTCCTTTGTCTTGCTTGGGGGCTATTTTCGACTTTTTTTAGAGGTGGTGAAGAAATACCTGCAAAAGACGAAATTACCCCTCTAGGGGATGATAGGTATGCTTGGGGGTTTGTTCTTGGGCTCATATGCTTGCTTACACTTTTCCCGAATGGTGGAGGGACGTTCTCTAGCACGTTTCTTAATGGACCGTATTTTAGGGGCGATTTGTGA